Below is a window of Cytophagaceae bacterium DNA.
TCCGAAATCGAAAACCAGTATTTTATCAAAATTATCCCTGACCTTATCAACATATTTTCAAATTCCGGCACGTCTTTAAAAAACTGTTCGTATTCTTCGTCTGAACAGAAGCCCATCACTCTTTCCACCCCTGCCCTATTATACCAACTTCTGTCAAAGAGCACCATTTCGCCACCGGCAGGCAAATGCGAAACATACCGTTGAAAATACCATTGTGTAGCTTCCCGATTACTGGGAGCGGGCAATGCGGCAACCCTACAGACCCTTGGATTAAGCCTTTGGGTTATTCTTTTTATTGCTCCCCCTTTTCCTGCAGAATCTCTCCCTTCAAATACTACCACTACTTTCAGTTTCTTATATTGGATCCAATCCTGAAGCTTAACCAATTCGCCCTGGAGTCTTAATAGCTCCTGAAAATAAAATTTTCTGTTCAGTGTTTTGCTCTCATCTTCTATACTACCTAGTCTCTCATCATCCAGTTCCATTTCCAGTTCCTCATCGAGGCTGTCCATGAGTTCCTGATGATATCTGTATTCCAAATCCATATTTTCACCTTCCATTTTCTATAATGAATATTTATAAATCTAATAAAAAAACCTTATTTAAAGACAATTTTAACCAGGATAATTTTTCCTGATTATTTCTATTTCTTTAAAAACTCCTGAATCCAGTATCCCGATTTTTTTATGGTTCTTTTTTGAGTTTTAAAGTTATTGTAAATGAGGCCAAATCTGGGTTTGATTCCATCTGCCCACTCAAAATTATCTACCAATGTCCATAGAAAAACTCCTTTCAGCCTTATGCCTTTACTTATCGCACGCCTGCATATTTTTAAGGACTTTTTGATATACTTTACCCGATTGTCATCTTCGAGTTTTCCGCCACTTAGCTTTTCATCAAAACACACCCCCAATTCTGTTACATAAATATCCTTCACATTTTTATAACTGCTAAATTGTTTCAGCATTTTCATCAAACCTTTGGGATATATCTCCATACCTAGCGGGCTGGTTTTAACATTTCTCTTATTTGCCGGAATCTCATTGGCAAAAAGAATAGGTGGTAAAAGGCTAAACTGAGCCACAATCCTGAAATAATATTGAATACCTATAAAATCAAAATCAAATTTCAGAAGCTCTTCATCGCCGGCCTGGAAATATTTATCGATTCGGTTAAGACCGGGAATTACTTCGGTCGGATACCCCAGTCCCAATGCGGGCTCAATAAAAAACCGGTTTAAGAGAGCATCCATTCTTCTGGCGGCTTTGATATGCGGGGGCCAAAAATTCTTTGGACTCACCACCGAGCAGGAAAATGTGGTCCCTATATAAGCTTCAGGAATATTTCTCCTTACTATTCTTCCTCCAATGGCCTGGCAGAGTGCGGCATGATGTGCAGCCGGAAGAAAGTTCTTCAAGCCTTTTCGTGCAGGTGCGTGGAGACCCATAAAATACCCCAAACCCACAAAACTCATAGGTTCATTTAAAACAATCCAATTTTTTACCTTTGACCCATATTCTTTGGTACAAAAATCAACATAACCGGAAAACCAGTCCAGGATTTCCCTATTTGTCCAGCCTCCTTTTTCCTCCAGGGCAAGAGGTAAATCCCAATGATAAAGCGTAATCCAGGGTTCAATCCCTTTTTTTAAACAATAGTCAATTACTTTATGATAAAAATCTACACCGCTTGGATTGTAGGTTCCAACTCCTTCAGGAAAAATTCTGGTCCATGAGATGGAAAACCTGAAAGCCTTGAGATTTAAGGCTTTGATCAGCTTGATATCTTCTTTGTACTGGGAATAAAAATCGGTGGCTATATTTCCATTTCCATTTTTAAATCTTTTATGGTTGGTAAATGCATCCCAAATCGACAAGCCTTTGCCATCGCTTTTCCAGGCTCCCTCAGTCTGGTACGCCGAAGTTGCCACGCCCCAGGTAAAATCTTTTGGAAAGTTCTTCTCTTTTAATTTACCGAATTCCATTCTTAGGAGTTAAAAATACAATTTGGCAAAGGTATCAGAAGTAGGGTATCATAAAAAATATGAACTATTAACTAAAGGTTAAGTTTTTGTAAAATAATTTCGTTTCTTTATAACGGAAGTTCGTTCTTTAGTAAAATGATTTCGTTTCTTTATAACGGAAGTTCGTTCTTTAGTAAAATGATTTCATTCCTTTATATCGGAAGTTCATTCTTTAGTAAAATGATTTCATTCCTTTATAACGGAAGTTCGTTCTTTAGTAAAATGATTTCATTCCTTTATAACGGAAGTTCGTTCTTTAGTAAAATGATATGTTTTCTAAATAACTGAAATTGTAAATCAGGCAAATAGTTTTTCAAATTTTATCCATTCGAAATTAAATATTCCTACGGTTTTTTCAATGTGCTCCTTCATTATTTTGAATTCCACAACCCTTCTAACGGAATAGTTGCTAAAAAGTTCTTTTTAAAACCAAACGCAGTTTCCCGTACCATCTAAGGCCTCAGCCGCATATTCATAGCCTATTTTATTTATTAATAGATACAAGCTTTCAGAAAGCATGGGGAAAAGTGACATTTCAATTAAATTTAACCCGAAGACATGACTCTGATATCCTCCATTTGCCACTGCATGCTTTAACGCCACCGTCCCTGGCTAAGCATGAAGGCGTTGTATTGCTGAAAAGAATTATCCAAAATAAAATAAAGGACAGAACTCATATTTCACCTCATTGGGGTATTTTCCCTGTCAAGACCTTAAAATTATCCTTAAAAAACTCCGGCTCTTCTATCATGATATAATGCCCGGCTTTCAGCGTTTTTACATGGGTAAAATCAGTTATGCCAGTTTTTAAGGTTTCATGGGCATCGTACCAATCTTGCCGGGTTTTGTGGTTTGCCTGATCGGCTTCTTTGTTGCCTGCATCTTCTTTCATGCTGGTCAAAACCACTACGGGTACATTGGGCAATGGTCCTAAGGTAAACATATATTCAAAATCACTCTCCAAATAAGTGGCTTCGTTGGTGGCTCCATGATTTGCACCAAAATTTTTAGAAAAGACTTCTACAATTTGCTTAACTTGTTCTTTTGTAGGCTCATTGTATTTTTCATGAGACGGGTCAACAAATAGCATCCCGGCCACTTTTTGAGGATTTTTTATAGTAAAATCCCGAATAATTAAACCACCCAGGGAATGACCAATCAAAATTACTTTTCGTCCTTTTGAATATTTCTCAATAACTTTTCCCAGATCATCGCTTAAAACAGCAATGCTACGATTAGTTTCTGCAATCGTAGATTTACCATATCCAGCTCTGTCATAAATTACAGTTTCGTATTTTTCAGCACAAAAATCTGCGATATTATTATTGAACCACACTGAATGATCATCTCCTAATCCGGCTTCCATCAGCACCAGATATTTAGAATTTTCGATTCCTGCGTGGTAGGCCATTAATTTCCCCGTATCATTCTCAAGAATATTTTCCTCAACCCAATTTTGTTTGGGAGAGATATTTTGTTTACAACCCAAAAGTATGACAAATAAAAAAAATAGCTTTTTCATAAAAATATCATTATCAAAACATGAAATAAATTAAGATTTTGTGATTTGAACTAAAGTAGGTGGACATTATCAATTTATTAACTTTTGGTTCAATTGAATTATTTGTTTTTTTCCACTAATCTGGAAATTACCAGTATTGTACAATAGGATTCTATTATCGAAAAGGCCGGCAATATTTGCCGGCACTTTTTTTTGGGGTTGAAAAGAGATTTAACCCAAAAATGTAATGGCTTGAAGAGGGCCCAAAAGATTAGAATTAGCCAGAAAAGCTAACGGAAACTAAAAACAGACACAATAAATCAAAACTCAGCAGGAAACTGCTCGAGAAACTCATAAAGCAGCAGACGAAAACCCCATAGGTAAAAACTACCGAAAATTAAGTTCAACATTGGCTTCATTCTAGGCATTGCATGCCGAACGAAGCCTTAGTTGTTAGCTGTAGCCTTTTATTCTTCCAGCTTGTTTTTTGTATGTTTTACAATTTCCTTAAAATTTTCTAACATACTTTTTTGTAGCAAAACGAACATAACATATTCAGGTTGTGTAACAAGAATAACTTTAAAATCTTTTTCTTGTATTCTTATTGCGTCATTTAATATGTCTCGAAAAGAATCAAGGTAGGTTTTCATTGTCTGTCCAATATTGTCTCTTGAAACTTGTCCTGAAAAAATTATGTATTCTTTCTCGTTTACAGATACTTTATGATGTATTTTTTCTTTAGTGTTTTCGTCAAAAATTTCGTCTTTGTATTCGAGTTTGATACCGTTTCTTTCAAATACAATT
It encodes the following:
- the ppk2 gene encoding polyphosphate kinase 2, encoding MEGENMDLEYRYHQELMDSLDEELEMELDDERLGSIEDESKTLNRKFYFQELLRLQGELVKLQDWIQYKKLKVVVVFEGRDSAGKGGAIKRITQRLNPRVCRVAALPAPSNREATQWYFQRYVSHLPAGGEMVLFDRSWYNRAGVERVMGFCSDEEYEQFFKDVPEFENMLIRSGIILIKYWFSISDDEQNLRFTMRKNDPLKQWKLSPMDLESRRRWEDYTKAKEYMFDKTSTESSPWWIIEADDKKKARLNCISHLLSQIPYDVVEHPEVILPERVHNPDYIREPIPKEMYVPNVY
- a CDS encoding beta-glucosidase, whose product is MEFGKLKEKNFPKDFTWGVATSAYQTEGAWKSDGKGLSIWDAFTNHKRFKNGNGNIATDFYSQYKEDIKLIKALNLKAFRFSISWTRIFPEGVGTYNPSGVDFYHKVIDYCLKKGIEPWITLYHWDLPLALEEKGGWTNREILDWFSGYVDFCTKEYGSKVKNWIVLNEPMSFVGLGYFMGLHAPARKGLKNFLPAAHHAALCQAIGGRIVRRNIPEAYIGTTFSCSVVSPKNFWPPHIKAARRMDALLNRFFIEPALGLGYPTEVIPGLNRIDKYFQAGDEELLKFDFDFIGIQYYFRIVAQFSLLPPILFANEIPANKRNVKTSPLGMEIYPKGLMKMLKQFSSYKNVKDIYVTELGVCFDEKLSGGKLEDDNRVKYIKKSLKICRRAISKGIRLKGVFLWTLVDNFEWADGIKPRFGLIYNNFKTQKRTIKKSGYWIQEFLKK
- a CDS encoding alpha/beta fold hydrolase gives rise to the protein MKKLFFLFVILLGCKQNISPKQNWVEENILENDTGKLMAYHAGIENSKYLVLMEAGLGDDHSVWFNNNIADFCAEKYETVIYDRAGYGKSTIAETNRSIAVLSDDLGKVIEKYSKGRKVILIGHSLGGLIIRDFTIKNPQKVAGMLFVDPSHEKYNEPTKEQVKQIVEVFSKNFGANHGATNEATYLESDFEYMFTLGPLPNVPVVVLTSMKEDAGNKEADQANHKTRQDWYDAHETLKTGITDFTHVKTLKAGHYIMIEEPEFFKDNFKVLTGKIPQ